The region GACCGGCATCGGCGCCCGTAAAACGCAGAGTCCAAACCCCGCGCAGGGCATCCGCCAACTGTTGGCCGGCCGTGTCCGCCAGATCGACTGTGGCCTCTCCCGGCGTAATCGGCTCCTGCTCGCGGATCAGTTCACGGTGCGCATAAAAAGCGGCAGGCAGCGCAGCGCCCGTAAGCGCCAGGCCCGCCATGAACCAGCGTCGAGAAATCGTCATTGCCCTACCTGTGTCAGCCATGAAGCAGGCTTTATCCAAGCTAGAACGTTTGCTGGCCGGACAAATTTAAAAGCACCACGGGTGCGCCTCGTCGCCCAGGAAAACCCGCCTAATTTTTTTCCGCTGTCACTCGTTCCTCCCAGATAGCAAAGGCCCCTGCGCCTGATCCACAACGGCGAACCTGACTGAGATGGCAATGACAAAAACACGTTCGAAAAAGGCGTTGTACCTCGGCCTGCCATTGGCCCTGGCCATCGGTGCCGGAGCAGGCTTTCTGGCCTGGGATTATGGGTTCAGAGACAACCCCGGCTACCCGGTCAAGGTGATGAAGCAAGCCACCGAGCTACAGGACCGTCTCATTTCCTTCGACAGCCACATCACCGTACCGCTGAGCTTCGGCGCCCACGGCAACGAGGCGGACAAAGACGGCAGCGCTCAGTTCGACCTGATCAAAGCCAACCGCGGGCGCCTGTCCGGCGCCGCCCTGACCGTGTTCGGCTGGCCGGAAATGTGGAATGGTCCAAACGCGCCGCATCGGCCCACCGAAGGCTTCGTCGAGGAAGCGCGTAATCAGCAAGAAGTACGCTACAAAATCATCACCGGCCTGGTGCGTGACTTCCCCAACCAAGTCGGCATCGCCTACACACCCGACGACTTTCGACGCCTGCACGGCGAAGGCAAATTTGCGATTTTCATCAGCATGCTCAACGCCTACCCACTGGGTAATGACCTGAACGCGCTCGACCGGTGGGCAGCTCGCGGCATGCGCATGTTTGGCTTCAGTTACATCGGCAACAACAGCTGGGCCGACTCCTCTCGACCGCTGCCGTTCTTCAATGATTCCCCCGATGCCCTCGATGGCCTGTCGCAGATCGGCCAGCAAGCCGTACACCGGCTCAACGACCTCGGCGTCATCATTGATGTCTCGCAGATGTCGACCAAGGGCCTGGAGCAAGTGGCGCGGCTGAGCCGCACGCCGATGGTGGCCTCACATTCGGCGCCCAGGGCCGCGGTGGACATCCCGCGTAACCTCAGCGACAAAGAACTGCAACTGATCAAAAACAGTGGCGGCGTGGTTCAGGTGGTCGGTTTCTCGCAATACCTCAAGCCGCTGACCCAAGCCACCCAGGACAAACTCAACGTTCTGCGTACACGTTTCGATCTGCCGCCCCTGCCGAATCTGGCCATGGCGCTGATGCCCGGAGATCCGATCATCAGCGCCTGGTCCGAACAAAAGCTTGGTCAATACGCCAGCGGCCTGTACGCGATTCTTGAAGAGGAACCCAAGGCAACCCTCAAGGACCTCGGGGACGCGATTGATTACACCGTGCGCAAAATTGGCATCGACCATGTTGGCATTGCCTCGGACTTCAATGACGGCGGCGGTATCAAGGGCTGGGAAAACGTCGGTGAAATACGCAACGTAACCGCCGAGCTGATCCAGCGCGGTTACTCCGAAGCCGATATCGCCAAACTCTGGGGCGGCAATTTCCTGCGGGTCTGGGAAGAGGTGCAACACGCCGCCAAGCCAACGCTGATTTCTCGCCAGGAGCCTGCCAAGCCATGACCGACCGCCGAACCTTTCTCAAGCAGGCCGGCGTCATTGCCGTCGCTCTGCCGCTGGGCGCTGGCCTCGGCAACCGCGCCACGGCCGCCAGCCTGCCAGCCCTCCCCCAAGACAAATGGGCGCAATTTCGTCAACTGTTCGAGCAGGACCCGAACTGCCTTCACTTTGCCAACTTCCTGATCACCTCCCACCCCAAACCGGTGCGTGAGGCCATCGACCGTCACCGTGCCGCACTCGACCTGAACCCAGGCCTGGCCATGGACTGGGACATGGGCGTCACCGAACAACGGGAGGAAAACGTGCGGGTCTGGGCCGCAAAATACCTGCAAGCAAAACCGACCCAGATCGCCCTCACCGGCAGCACCA is a window of Pseudomonas sp. DC1.2 DNA encoding:
- the pvdM gene encoding pyoverdine-tailoring dipeptidase-like protein PvdM, with product MTKTRSKKALYLGLPLALAIGAGAGFLAWDYGFRDNPGYPVKVMKQATELQDRLISFDSHITVPLSFGAHGNEADKDGSAQFDLIKANRGRLSGAALTVFGWPEMWNGPNAPHRPTEGFVEEARNQQEVRYKIITGLVRDFPNQVGIAYTPDDFRRLHGEGKFAIFISMLNAYPLGNDLNALDRWAARGMRMFGFSYIGNNSWADSSRPLPFFNDSPDALDGLSQIGQQAVHRLNDLGVIIDVSQMSTKGLEQVARLSRTPMVASHSAPRAAVDIPRNLSDKELQLIKNSGGVVQVVGFSQYLKPLTQATQDKLNVLRTRFDLPPLPNLAMALMPGDPIISAWSEQKLGQYASGLYAILEEEPKATLKDLGDAIDYTVRKIGIDHVGIASDFNDGGGIKGWENVGEIRNVTAELIQRGYSEADIAKLWGGNFLRVWEEVQHAAKPTLISRQEPAKP